One Gemmatimonadaceae bacterium genomic window, GTTGGGTTGGTCGTGACCCCGTCCAACACTCCCCAGCGCGCGGCAATGCGAATCTCGTCGATCTCGGCGGTGTCCAGAAAGATCTTCATCGTTCGTCTCAAGAGGCGAGGCAGAATGCTAGAACAGGGTTGGCGGACGGGAATGATCTCGACCAGCTCGAGCAAATACTGTTGTCCGCCATCACTTCTGAGTTCTACCACTACCGCCTGAAGGCCGCGATGGGACGCATGTACTTCTGTACCTAACGAACGCTTCATTGCCGGAGACACGCTGCCGGCGCATCCCTTCGCCCGTAACGCACAGAGTCAAACGAACCCACGATCCAGGAAAGGTCGAGCCATGAAACGTCTCGCACTCATTGCCCTCACCGTCGGCGCCGGGCTAATGCTCGCGCGACCAAGCACGGCGGCAGCACAGAGCAGCGCCCCGCCCGGCGGCGCGTACAAGCTGGTCAGCTCGCTCGTCGCGCTTCCGGATTTCGTGCCGGGACTTGGAACTCTGTACGTAGATCCCGCCACGCTGCCCGCCGGACCCTTTCTCGCCTATGACCACCAAGGGAGGCTAGTGAGCTCGATCTACATGATCCCGCTCAAGGACATGAACAGCCACAAGGCGTTCAGTGGTCTGAAGGTCGCGCACGAGCGCGTCGACCATGTCGACATGCTCTATAACGCCGGCCATCCGGGCGTCGCGGAGCCGCACTACCACGTGATCCTGTGGTATGTGTCGCCGCAGCGCGCGTCCCAGCTCGCGAAGTGACATGCAGTCACGTCGCGACTTCCTGAAAGCCGGCGGGATGGCTCTCGCCGGCTTTCAGCTCCTGCCTAACGACTTGTTTCGCTTGCCGAGCGCTGTCGAAATAGTCGAGATGCGCAGCGACATCGCTGGCGCTCACGTCTGGTTCGAGCCGATCGGACTGTACGTGGATCCTGGTACGACCGTGCGTTGGATCGCGCGGGAGAATGTGCACACGGCGACGGCGTATCACCCGCGGAACAACCATCACTCGCTCCGAATCCCCGAGCGTGCGGTGCCCTGGGACTCCGGATTCCTGGTGCATACCGGCGATCACTTCGAGGTGACGCTCACGGTACCCGGCGTCTACGACTACTTCTGCGCGCCGCATGAAGCGGCTGGAATGATAGGCCGGATCGTCGTGGGCAGATCGGAAGGGCCGGGTGCCCGGCCCTTCGACTACTGGGTTGGCAGGCCGGGAACCGACGGCTGGCTCCATGTCCCCGACGCCGCGCGCAAGAACTTTCCGAGCGTCGCCCGCATCCGCGCCGAGCGCCGCGTACATCCAGCCAGGGGAGCGACGGCTCGTTAGGCCGCTGATGACGGTCGTCGCCGCGCGGCATGCGGCCGGTGGCGTCGAGCCGCGCGCGTCCCGCTCGCGCGGTTCATGCGCGCACGCAGAACAGCCGCTAGCACAACCGCATCGTTATGCACCTCGTCACGCGCACCGAAGACCAGAGTGACGCGCCGGCGCGACGCCAGCGCGGCGATC contains:
- a CDS encoding plastocyanin/azurin family copper-binding protein, with product MQSRRDFLKAGGMALAGFQLLPNDLFRLPSAVEIVEMRSDIAGAHVWFEPIGLYVDPGTTVRWIARENVHTATAYHPRNNHHSLRIPERAVPWDSGFLVHTGDHFEVTLTVPGVYDYFCAPHEAAGMIGRIVVGRSEGPGARPFDYWVGRPGTDGWLHVPDAARKNFPSVARIRAERRVHPARGATAR